Below is a genomic region from Triticum dicoccoides isolate Atlit2015 ecotype Zavitan chromosome 5A, WEW_v2.0, whole genome shotgun sequence.
TCGATCGCTGCCCCCCGCCGCTCCCTCGATCCCTGGCTCCCCTCAATTTTTTTTCTATGGCTAAATTGCTACAGTATGTACTCATTTTCTTAAGGAACAAAACCAGATGGCTAGATTTAAAAAAATAGATGGCTACAATACATACTCTTGTGCtcagaaaaaagttcatcgattttgaaaaaagttcattgaattttccaaaaagttcatcaaattaaaaaaaacattgaatctgaaaaatagttcatcaaatttcaaaaaagttcatcaaattgaaaaaaagttcatcgaatttgaaaaaaaattcatcaaattgaaaaaagttcatcaaatttcaaaaaagttcatcaaatttgaaaatagttcgttgAATTAAAAAAAGTTCGTTGAatatggaaaaagttcatcaaacctgaagaaaaaaaatcaaatttgaataaagttcattgattttgaagaaaaaagttcacgaatttaagaaaaaagtttatcaaatttgaaaaaaagatcattaaatttggaaaatgttaatttaatttgaaaaaaattcattcaATTTTGAAAAATTTTGTTcaatttgataaaagttcatcaatttcgaaAAAATTCAATGGTTTTAAAAACTTTGTTTTAATTTGCAttaagaaaaaaagaataaaaaaccaaacaaaaccattcccaataaaaagaacaatgataaaggaaaaaaaaagagagcaaagaaaaaagaaatagaaaaaagaaaaagacgTAAGATGAAAAGACGGAAGAAGTTTCTATTGAGCACGTAAGGTGGAGTAGCAAAGTGGTTAGCGTAGCGTGTATTAGCCAGGAACGGACAAAAAGAAGTGTACAAAGGGGTGTGCGCCCTGTACGAAATGCACTGTGTTCGGTGCTTAAGGCACCGAATAGGATTCAGCCGTCAAGTTGCTGCTGCTTCGCACAGAGGCGAGCGACCTAGCTATCAAGATGGGCCGGTCCAATTACAAGATTTGTGCTACAGTGTCCGGTTTTGGAAACATTCTGGAGGTTTCtgaccggttttgggaaccttctagaagcttcttGAACCGGTTTTTTCActagccttttctttttcttttttcttctttcttcgtttttctgtttgtttatttcattttttattccttttttcctctttttttattttctttttgttcttcagaatttcaaattcttttcaaaaattctaaaaaaatagaaGTTCAAAAATGTTCTTGTTATTAATATATGTTCACAAATACAAAAAATGTTCTTCATTGTCAAAAAAAtgcttgcatattataaaaaaagTGTTCGCTTTTCAAAGACAAATCCATAAGTTCAGAAAATGTTCaacttttcaaattttgtttaggagtttcaaaaaatgttcccattttcaaaATGTGTTCGCaaatttccaaaaaatgttcatgctttcaaTTTTTTTGGTAGCTCCAAAAAATGTttccatttaaataattgtttgcaaattccaaaaatatgtttgtgCTTCAACTTTTGTTCgggagttttaaaaaatgttcgcttTCTAATAAAAAGATTGGATTAAAAAACGTTTCTAGGTCTCAAAAAATGTTCCGAATTTAAAAAATgtaaggaatttcaaaaaaaaatcagaaatttcgAAATTATTTGGTTTCTCAAAACATATTCGTTTTATaaaaaaatcttgaaatttttaaacCCCTGAAACTCGGTTGCTACAGGACACTGGACATACAAAGCCCGTCTACCCGGCTCGCTACATCGCTTGCTATATGGGCCGGCCCAATAGGGAGCGCGCCTGCGCGATTGCTCGACTATTCGACGCAGCGAGCAGCAAATAGGAAATCGCCCATGACGGTTGTTTTCGGCTACGAATGGAGTGCCTGGGCCGTGGGCTGTGGGCTGCTACTGGTAGCCGAATGACCATGCGCTAGTTAGTAGTCACGAATCCCTCAAAGAAAACTAGTCACGATTTATGGGGACCTCCTATTTGGTGCCTTCAGCGCCGCCGAACCCAATTGGCGCCCACTGCAGCGCCCTGGTGGGGCGGCCCACTAACGCACAGCGTAGGCGAAAAAACACCAAAAAATAAACTTGCTGCAGCGACGATTTGAACTCACACCATTGCAATGCCGCACACGCTTGGCTAACCACTAGAGTTACCTGTGTACTACAAACATATAGTACAGCGGAATATTTATGAAACAATTGCAGCCGTGCTGTTCCAAAATTTGGAAGTTCACAGATTTCAAACAAAAAAAGCTCACAAACAATCAAAAGAAGTTCACGAatttgtttaaaaaaataaaaggttcacatattcaaaaaaaattcatgaaaattgAAAAGAGTTCACTCATCTGAGGAAAGTATCACGGATTTGAAAATCTTCAtgaaaattttaaaaaagttcactaattgaagaaaagttcatgaatttgaaagaaGTTCACTTGAAAAGGTTCATTAATACTTGCAAAAAGTTCACAACACACAAACTAGTTcaagaaaattgaaaaaagttcactaatttgagaagttcatgaatatgaaaaataaacatgagtttgaaaaaagttcatggatttgataAAGCGCACAAAATTTGAAAAGTtcatgaaattaaaaaaattcacGAATTTGAGAAAAatccatgaatttgaaaaaagaaaaAGTTCATGGGTTTGAAATACTTCATGGAATTTAAAAATAGTTCATGCAtttgaagaaaaaagaaaaagaaatatgaaactAGTTCACGCATTGGGttaaaagaaaagagaaacaacTAAATAGAACATAACAAAAATTGGTTCAGAAAAACCAAGAAAAGAAAACGGACATACCTGCCACACATTGTACGCAACAAGAAATGAAAAGAATGAAATTAGGCGCAGGCAGTTACCTAACCAGTTGGTTACTGCGCGTTGTATTTAACCGTTGGGTCGTGAGTGATTTATGTGCATTGTTCTACGAAGAAAAGGGAACAACAGCAAAAATGTGCAACAAAACAGAGCATTCGAGAATGTGGAGTATCGATCACCGTACCCTTCACATGTAGCCAAGGTCGATCTCTCAGTTTTCTCTCATGTGCTGTAATAAATCGTTACTCTGTTTGGTTCATTTCAATGAAATGGAGCCGGGGCAGATGTCGTTTTCCTCAAGAAGAACTTCTCGCATGCTAAGTGAGAGCTCTACCTTTTGAGATACATCCCCATTGATAAAAACAGGTTCATACTTGATTCTACTCCGACGCTTTCACTTATGCCGCATGTGTACATGGCCTTGGAATCGGTTGTAATCTCATGCTAAACTATCTTCTCCTATCAATGAAAAGATACGCACCTTGCATATTTTTCGCTAAAAAAAAGAGCATGGCGGGGCCTACGAGCGGACATCGCAGTCTGACGTGGCCCAAAGATACCTTTGCAATGCCTATCCAGCTTCCAGGCCGAATAAGAATTGGAATCCAGCGCCCCACACTCCCTCTCCTACAGAACAAATCCAAAACGTCCCGTCCCTGCATTATCACGGCCGACGCATGGTTTGGACAGGACAACATGACACGTCCTCTCAAAATTTCCAAGCCATTTTGAAAATGAAGGTTATGTACTATATACATCAAAAGGGAACAAAAATAGAACAGCGAAACAGCTGCCTCAAGGAGAGAAAGGAAACTTGGACAAGCAATGTCCCGATAATTTTTCGTCACAGTTTCGCATTTGGAGTTTTTCGATCTGGTTTTCCTTACcaattactccctccattcacaaatataagatgttttattaACTTTTTTAAAATTGAGTGTATATAGACACGTTTTTAATGTGTTTGTTCGCTCATTTTAGTATGTATGTAGTCCATTAAAATAtggaaaacatcttatatttgtaaaCAGAGGGAGTGGATTGCTATTATTTTGTTTGATTGATGAATATCCATAGCTCTGGGCGGTTGCTTAATGAAAAAAAAACGTATTTCATgactaatactccctccattccacaatgtagtgcctatagagttttgtgaaagtcaaactttgccaactttgaccaagtgtatagagaaaacTATCTACATCTACAATATCAAACATATACATTCTGAAAATATAACTCGCGATGTATCTAGTGATGtccatttggtattctagatgtatctacttttctctataaatatggtcaaagtttgtaatgtttgacttttgcaaaaatttataggcactacattatggaacggagggagtatgaccgGTTCAAATCGCTTGCACCATGCAAATATAAATTAGGTTGGCATCTGGTGCTTGAAGTCGTCCTAAATGAGAGAAGTAAAGGCAGTGAAACTGCTGCCTAAAGGAGAAAATTTCATCCAGCTTAGTGAGCTTAACTAGGGTAGTGAGGTTTAATAAAATCAAGCAATGCGCTGCATAGCTAGCATGTTGCATGGATGGATACCACCCATCGTCTCGCACTTCTCCGCCAATCATCAGTAGTCCTTACGCGGCCATGTGACCCATACCAGCTCTGCCTGGCCAACAACCGATGCTTGCAAAATGCCAAGCAGAGGTCGGCCGCCAGCTTCCCTTCCAAAAAAACACAGAGTGGCGCGAGGCCAGCTCACGGGCTATAAAATTGGCATGCAGCGCTCCGATCATTGCATCACAAAGCAACGCACCAAGTAGCCACGTCGCGCTTAGCTGGGTTCCAAGTGAGCTACTAGGTACGCAGTGACTAGCGGTCACGAGCGCGCGCCCATGGCTTCCACGTCGACGAGCTTCGTGGCCATGGCGCTCGTCATGGCCGTCATGCTCAGCACGTGCCATGCCGCGCGCCTCCTCGCCGACGTTCCGGCCTTGCCCACACCGATGCTGCCCCCCGTGCCCGTCGTCCCTACAGTCCCCGCCCTGCCAGGCGGCGTCGTTCCCACGGTGCCCACCGTGCCGAACGTCCCGACGGTTCCCACCGTGCCAGGCGTCCCGAAGGTGCCGACAGTTCCCACCGTGCCCGGCGTGCCGACGGTGCCCACCGTGCCAGGTGTGCCGACGGTTCCAGTACCTGGCGCCGCCCTGCCGACCATCCCGGCGGTTCCCACCGTGCCAGGCGTGCCGACTGTGCCGGTACCTGGCGCCGTCGTGCCGACAGTGCCCACTGCGCCGAGCGTGCCGACGGTTCCCACGGTGCCAGGCGTTCCGACGTTGCCTATGCCGTCCGTCCCCGGCGTGCCTACCTTGCCGCTGCCGCCTATGCCGTCCATCCCCGACCTGCCCAAGGTGCCACTGCCTCCGATGCCGTCCGTCCCTGGCGTGCCCAAGGTGCCACTGCCGCCGGTGCCGTCTGTTCCCGGTGTGCCGGCCGTGCCATAGTTCCTTGCACCTCCACCGTCGACGGACCAGACGTACGTACGTGCCCACATGCACGATTTACGAGTGTAATAAAACTGTAACGTCCAACCACCATATGGTTACTTTAACTTGGTAGTATTTGTTTGAGCAGCACTTGTGTCTACGTGTGCAAGTAAAAAAGAAGTACACCCGCTTGTGTACGTGTGTGGTATATCTTTTCGATGGGTGCGTGTGGTGTGGAACTGTGGATGTGTGTACTGTATGCTTGTACGTTTATGTGGTTCAAGACATTGTTTGTGTAGGAAAAGGGGTATTGCTCCATTTATACGTGTACCACTGTATAATATTAGTTTCATTTGTATCTATATATACACTATTCATGTAGATATAAGCTTGAGTAGTTTGCTTTAGGTGTATGTATCTCAGATTCAAGAGCATATATGGAGCTAGAGAAAGCTTTCAAATTATTCCAATATTATATAAATTTGTTTTTTTTGGGTACAATATATAATGATCATATGTTTTATATGAGTTCTGCTAAAGAATATTAACCAATGGAGTGGGGCGTATTGGTGACCGGGCTCCTGaaatttttgaaaaattcaaacttTTAGTTTCAAAAAAATATGCAAGTATACAAGGATGAAATGTATATGTGTGTAAAAAAATCATGATGAAATACCTTGAAATGTGATCTGTACTAAAAGCAAATTCATGGACTTTGAGAATGAATAGTATCACTAGATGATCCATTGAACTAATTAGCGCAGAGACCAACTCCAACCCGAAAGCTAACTGGACTATTTGAAGGGTTTTTTTTCCTCAACTGTCTGCAAATGATTCTGTTCATATTACGTTTCTATTTACTTGGCAATAATCATTGCCCATAACCCACTTTGGCGATTTTTTATGACATGAGACTCTGTTCATGATGGATCTTTTCCCAACTATCTACAACTGTGCAATGACCAATTACAACTAGAAATTAAGCAAGCTATTGGTGACACATTACTTTTGATTTATCTGTACTAATGTATGACTATGCTTCTTTGGATGATTTTCTTAAGCAGGGGAAATCATTAGGGAGTGTTGAATTAATGATATGTCTaaaatgtatctataactttttattgtttcatactattatattatcacttTTCTATACTTTATAaccttttatattattatttttggactaacctattaattagtGCCTAGTGCAAGTTGTTGTTTCTGTATTTTTTTgtctcgcaggaaatcaatatctacAGAGGTCAAAATACCTTGCCGATTTAATAAGTTTTATTTTCGGGCAACAAAGGACCGAGGAAGCTTTGTGGGAGATCGAGAGGACCTACAGGGAGCCCACGTAGCTGGGGGTAGGATGCGCCCCTAGGTCATGTGGGGCCCACCTACACCGTCTTACGTCTACTCCAGTGCCATAAATTCCTATAAATAATGAAACCCTCTGGGATATTTTCATACAATTCGATGTTGCAAGTTCTTGTTTCACGAATATCCAATCTGGAAGTCTATTCCGGTGTtttgctggaggggggatccattGTTGGAGGCTTATTTATCAATCTTGCTGCCTCCATGACCATGTGTGAGTAGTCTCATTGGGACCTTAGCGTCCAAGTAgtagctagatctctctctctctctctctctctctctctctctaccatgTTCATGTGAGTTGCTTCACATGATCAGGATCAATTCGATGTAATCGGTGGTctgtttgttgggatatgatgaattgtcactttatgatCAGATTGCTTATTGAAATCAATTGAATCTTTTGAGGTTTTCTTGTAGTATAATTAAATAGTTTTGCATGCTCTCCGATCTATATATCTTCTCTGGCAAATTCGATGGATATTATTCAAAGGGagtggtgctttgtagtgggttcaatcttgcggtgctctaacCCAATGACAATAAGGGCAACGACATGtagtgtattgttgctattaaggataaaatgatggtgtctcgtcatattgattgatggttTATTGTCTatgttatgtcatcttgcttattgtgATGCCCTGTTACTTGCAAACTTAATACATCGAGATGCAAAGCTAGATAGCGGTTTGGGGTAGAGTATTAGTTGTAGATGCAGTTGGATTAATGGTCTACTTATCATGGACGTAAtgcatatatgagtttatgtcatgAATGATAATAATTATAAATAAATATTGTAATTTAATCCACACACAGCCTCAACAAAACCCACACACAGCCACCACATAGCCAGCCCAACTTTGAAAATAAAAACCAACCAACCCGGCCATTACACCCCACTCAAAACCCTTTTTTCTAGCCGGAAGCCCCATAGTGCAAGAACCCGAGAAAGATGCATCCAAGCCTAGGAGAGCTGACTGAAGATGATCATGAGGTGGTGGAGGTGAGGGGTGGTAGGGTGCGGCCGTAGAGAGCAACAGTGGCGAGACTTGGAGGGAGAAGTCTCAGAGGGCACCGACTGCGACATGATACTCGCTGGAGAGTACAGCCGTCGGCTATCAAACAAGATCCCGAAGTCCTGCAACGAGGAGTATGAGGAGGTGTTCCCTAGTGGTAGGAGTCGTACCTTCAACCAAATCATCGCTAGGGCGAGATGGACTGCTAACCTACATCCATAACCAGCCAACCAGAGCTCGTTGGATGAGAATTCCTTACCCTTGA
It encodes:
- the LOC119303404 gene encoding protein PELPK1-like — protein: MASTSTSFVAMALVMAVMLSTCHAARLLADVPALPTPMLPPVPVVPTVPALPGGVVPTVPTVPNVPTVPTVPGVPKVPTVPTVPGVPTVPTVPGVPTVPVPGAALPTIPAVPTVPGVPTVPVPGAVVPTVPTAPSVPTVPTVPGVPTLPMPSVPGVPTLPLPPMPSIPDLPKVPLPPMPSVPGVPKVPLPPVPSVPGVPAVP